In one window of Verrucomicrobiota bacterium DNA:
- a CDS encoding VOC family protein — protein MKILELNHVALHVADVEKSCEFYRKVLLLDPLPRPAFSFPGAWFRLGTDQELHLIGERGEPVSSGNRGNHFALRVDELDSWEQHFQKLTADFRPRKLRPDGAWQVFLRDPDGHVIELFTPP, from the coding sequence ATGAAAATCCTTGAACTGAATCACGTTGCCCTCCATGTGGCGGATGTGGAAAAAAGCTGCGAGTTTTATCGCAAGGTTTTGTTGCTCGACCCGTTGCCGCGTCCGGCCTTCAGTTTTCCCGGCGCGTGGTTTCGACTCGGCACGGACCAGGAATTGCACCTCATCGGTGAGCGCGGTGAACCGGTATCATCCGGCAATCGCGGAAATCATTTCGCGCTGCGGGTGGATGAACTGGATTCATGGGAGCAACATTTCCAAAAACTCACAGCGGATTTTCGTCCTCGAAAATTGCGACCCGACGGCGCGTGGCAGGTGTTTCTGCGTGACCCGGACGGTCACGTGATCGAACTGTTCACGCCGCCATGA
- a CDS encoding substrate-binding domain-containing protein gives MKSFASSVLRLTSLALLFLPFLASAQKTYTLGMIAKSQGNQFFEAARVGANDAARELGAKHGLKIKIDWRTPNEEDAQKQAEFLEQLVLNGADGVIISCSDATKLTDAINKAVRQGVPVITFSGDAPSSKRFVALGIDEFKCGEAVFEALAKLLGGEGIVAAIDGNPNASNLQQRGAGFRSAAKKHPGIKLLDLYYHKETPQDAVAKIEQVMQANPDITGWGLLGGWPLFTDNALRWSPGTIKCVAVDALPPELPYVRSGHVQLLLSQDVYGYGYRAVEHLINKLHFKKDPPRVMDNTPLTPVTKENVEQFAKNWEKWLPK, from the coding sequence ATGAAATCTTTTGCAAGCAGCGTTTTGCGGCTGACCTCGTTGGCGCTGTTGTTCCTTCCCTTTCTGGCGTCCGCGCAAAAGACCTACACGCTCGGCATGATTGCCAAATCGCAGGGCAACCAGTTTTTCGAGGCCGCGCGCGTCGGCGCGAATGACGCCGCCCGCGAACTGGGCGCGAAGCATGGCCTCAAGATCAAGATCGATTGGCGCACGCCGAATGAGGAGGACGCGCAAAAGCAGGCGGAGTTCCTGGAACAACTCGTGTTGAACGGCGCGGACGGCGTCATCATCAGTTGCTCCGACGCGACCAAATTGACCGACGCGATCAACAAAGCGGTGCGGCAGGGCGTTCCTGTGATCACGTTTTCCGGCGACGCTCCGTCCAGCAAACGTTTTGTTGCTTTAGGTATTGATGAGTTCAAGTGTGGCGAGGCGGTGTTCGAAGCGTTGGCAAAGTTGCTGGGCGGAGAGGGCATCGTAGCCGCCATCGACGGCAATCCTAATGCGTCGAATTTGCAGCAGCGCGGCGCTGGCTTTCGAAGCGCGGCGAAGAAACACCCTGGCATCAAGCTGCTCGACCTTTATTATCACAAGGAAACGCCGCAGGACGCGGTGGCGAAGATCGAACAGGTGATGCAGGCGAACCCGGACATCACCGGCTGGGGCTTGCTCGGCGGCTGGCCGCTCTTCACCGATAATGCGCTGCGCTGGAGTCCGGGCACGATCAAATGTGTCGCGGTCGATGCGTTGCCGCCGGAACTGCCCTACGTCCGAAGCGGTCACGTGCAATTGCTCCTGTCACAGGATGTTTATGGCTACGGCTACCGCGCCGTCGAACACCTCATCAACAAACTCCACTTCAAGAAGGATCCGCCACGAGTCATGGACAACACGCCACTCACACCGGTGACAAAGGAGAACGTCGAACAATTTGCCAAGAACTGGGAGAAATGGCTGCCGAAGTAA
- a CDS encoding aldo/keto reductase, with amino-acid sequence MDLTRTAFGTWSGGRFMHFGEPLSEERFIQVVQQAYQRGIRTFMTADVYGNGAADELLGRALTGLPRDAYCLVGAVGHDFYSGKRDGSKGFPRFTHPQLRPPNQFADYLRMATEKSLQRCRTDKFDLLLLHNPDFTGYTSDAVWKATDKLRDAKLTERIGVAPGPANGFTLDLLLCFERFGPLLDWAMIILNPLEPWPGSLVLPAAVKHDVNLITRVVDYGGLFHDDVKPGHKFGQQDHRAFRPAGWVEAGSEKMERLRDIAKKHNVTMLQLACLWNLSQPGVKSVIPTLIQETGEKTKPIESKLDELASLPDIKLTADECEFIAEIGNNKGCMELKGANQAHIGEPQPDRWGLTNDHELVAKRWHIDANTDLACTHKLAA; translated from the coding sequence ATGGATTTGACACGCACAGCATTCGGCACGTGGAGCGGCGGACGTTTCATGCACTTTGGCGAGCCGCTCAGCGAGGAACGCTTCATCCAAGTCGTTCAACAAGCCTATCAACGCGGCATCCGCACCTTCATGACGGCGGATGTCTATGGCAACGGCGCTGCCGATGAGCTGCTGGGCCGCGCCCTCACCGGTTTGCCGCGCGATGCCTATTGCCTCGTCGGCGCGGTCGGACACGATTTTTATTCCGGCAAACGTGACGGCTCGAAGGGCTTTCCACGCTTCACCCACCCGCAACTGCGCCCGCCGAATCAATTCGCGGATTACTTGCGCATGGCGACGGAGAAATCGCTGCAACGTTGCCGCACGGACAAGTTTGACCTCCTCCTGCTGCACAACCCGGACTTCACCGGCTACACGAGCGATGCGGTCTGGAAAGCGACGGACAAACTCCGCGACGCGAAGCTCACCGAGCGTATCGGCGTCGCGCCCGGCCCGGCCAACGGTTTCACGCTGGACCTCCTGCTTTGTTTCGAGCGATTCGGTCCGCTGCTCGACTGGGCGATGATTATTCTGAATCCGCTCGAACCGTGGCCGGGCAGTCTGGTGTTGCCCGCGGCCGTGAAGCACGACGTGAACCTCATCACGAGAGTTGTGGATTACGGCGGGCTGTTCCACGACGACGTGAAGCCGGGACACAAGTTCGGCCAGCAGGATCATCGCGCGTTCCGTCCGGCGGGCTGGGTCGAGGCCGGTAGTGAGAAGATGGAACGCCTGCGCGACATTGCAAAGAAGCATAACGTGACGATGCTTCAACTGGCCTGTCTGTGGAATCTGTCGCAACCCGGGGTGAAAAGCGTCATCCCGACGTTGATTCAGGAAACTGGCGAGAAGACCAAACCCATCGAATCGAAACTGGACGAACTGGCGTCGCTGCCGGACATCAAACTGACCGCCGATGAGTGCGAGTTCATCGCGGAAATTGGCAACAACAAGGGTTGCATGGAGTTGAAGGGGGCGAACCAGGCGCACATTGGCGAGCCGCAGCCCGACCGCTGGGGACTGACGAACGATCACGAATTAGTCGCCAAGCGCTGGCACATTGACGCGAACACGGACCTCGCCTGCACGCACAAGCTGGCGGCGTGA
- a CDS encoding type II secretion system protein → MQTTLSKSKRQSLKATAFTLIELLVVIAIIGILAALLLPTLAGAKERARRTSCKNSSRQFLIALHLYGDDNQQSLPSGAPNRPRAANDDHLPVLSNATSNSIVQYLGTERMVHCPSFADYFIRKQVQRPFEEQEYGYVVGYNYHGGHTNTPWPAIVGTATWISPQKLTDNSSLVLVSDMNDWSPGYRQSFAPHGKGGPILGELDASNPNASGASSAVIGGVGGNVGLLDGSVSWKQIKQMQIYRGSQQWGNDGCWAMW, encoded by the coding sequence GTGCAAACAACATTATCCAAAAGCAAAAGACAGTCGTTGAAAGCGACCGCCTTCACGCTCATTGAATTGCTCGTGGTGATTGCCATCATTGGCATACTCGCCGCGCTGCTGCTGCCCACGCTGGCTGGCGCCAAGGAACGCGCCCGACGCACCAGTTGCAAGAACAGCTCACGCCAGTTCCTTATCGCGCTGCACTTGTATGGCGACGATAATCAACAAAGTCTGCCGAGTGGCGCGCCGAACCGGCCCAGGGCGGCAAACGATGACCATCTGCCCGTGCTCAGTAATGCGACCAGTAATTCGATCGTCCAATACCTTGGCACTGAACGCATGGTGCACTGCCCGAGTTTTGCGGATTACTTCATTCGGAAGCAGGTGCAACGGCCGTTTGAAGAGCAGGAGTACGGTTACGTCGTCGGCTACAATTATCACGGCGGCCACACCAACACGCCCTGGCCGGCGATCGTGGGCACGGCAACCTGGATTTCACCCCAGAAGCTCACCGACAACAGCAGCTTGGTTCTGGTTTCGGACATGAACGACTGGTCCCCCGGATACCGCCAGAGCTTTGCCCCGCACGGCAAAGGCGGGCCAATTCTGGGCGAACTCGACGCCTCAAATCCAAACGCCAGCGGTGCGTCCTCCGCTGTCATCGGTGGCGTCGGAGGCAACGTGGGCCTGCTCGACGGTTCTGTTTCCTGGAAACAAATCAAGCAGATGCAAATTTACCGCGGCTCGCAACAATGGGGCAACGACGGTTGTTGGGCGATGTGGTGA